The window CGGTTACAGACTCACGCCGACGTGAAGACACGTCTACCAACGCAAGAGACGCGGTCCCAATGCTGCGCCTGCTAAGGTGCACAGCACAATCGTGCCGCCGTACCAGACCGCGACGAACGGCAGTGAATCATCCGTGCAATGAAGCGCATATGCCATCGCGCTGACGCCGCCTGCAATGAGACCGGCGAAAGCACCTGCGCGACCGAGATTCGTGGGCGCAGCTCTTCGCACGGCCCAGATGGCAGCAGCGAAGGGCACGATCGCGATGATCGGGATAGAGAGCAGGCATTCCAGCCACTGATCTCCCACAAGCATCTTTTCCCAGTGGGAGCTTGGCGCGAATCCAAGGCTGATGACGGAAAGTACCGCGATAGCTCCGAATGGTATTGCAACCAAAACTGCCGAGGTTTTTCGTTCCCCGCCGGGGCGTGCCAGCCTCGTCAGGTAAGTCGATGCGACGCCGACGATCCCAACCGTGAATGCAAGCTTCAATAGCAGAAAAGCAAAGGCGCGGGCCGTCATCAAATCTGGGCGGACGCCCAGTCCGGCGAGTGCGATGCCTAGCGCCACGATTGAACCTGCGGCAAGCGCGACGTAAAGCGTGCGAGCGACCGACCTGCGATCGACCGGCTCAGGGTTGGTGCTCAAAAGGGCAACCAGGTCATCCGTCTTCATGTTTGCGTTTCCCGGGCAATCAGGGCAGCGAGTGTCTTGAGCCCACGATGAATATTCACTTTCACTCCGGATTCAGAGATGCCGCACCGGCCTGCTGCTTCGGCGATGCTCTGTCCATCCAGTTTTACCGCCTCGATGGAACATCGCATCTTTTCCGGCAACCGCTGCATGAGCCTTCTGAGATCGTATGAACTCTCGGCGTCGACATTGTCGTCGTGCGCCATCATGGTATCGGCCTCCTCGATAGACACCTCAGCAAACGACGTGCGGCTCCGGCGCAGGAAATCGATCAACTTGTAGCGCGCGATGGCATGGACCCACGGGGTCAGAGGCTCAGTGGGATCATAGGTATGTCGCTTGAGGTGGATCGCCAATACCGCTTCCTGAACCAGGTCTTCGGCCTCCGATATACCTCTGCCAATGCCCGCGAGCTTGCCTTTGAAATAGGCACGCAGGCGGCGGCTCAATCGTTCGAGCAGCGCGCGGTGCGAAGCCGCGTCGCCGTCCAGGCTCGCAAGCATCAGCGCCTTGAGTTCGATTTCGTGGGTCGTCATGCCTGCGTATTTCTATTAGTTCGTTGGCCCGGCGGGTTTGGTTACAGGGGCCGGCGCGTTATTCTGCTGCTTCTGGGCGGTCGAAGGCATTTGACGAAGTCTGATCCTGACTAGCCCGTTCCACTGAAACAGCGGCAGTCG is drawn from Bradyrhizobium lablabi and contains these coding sequences:
- a CDS encoding sigma-70 family RNA polymerase sigma factor, translated to MTTHEIELKALMLASLDGDAASHRALLERLSRRLRAYFKGKLAGIGRGISEAEDLVQEAVLAIHLKRHTYDPTEPLTPWVHAIARYKLIDFLRRSRTSFAEVSIEEADTMMAHDDNVDAESSYDLRRLMQRLPEKMRCSIEAVKLDGQSIAEAAGRCGISESGVKVNIHRGLKTLAALIARETQT
- a CDS encoding NrsF family protein yields the protein MKTDDLVALLSTNPEPVDRRSVARTLYVALAAGSIVALGIALAGLGVRPDLMTARAFAFLLLKLAFTVGIVGVASTYLTRLARPGGERKTSAVLVAIPFGAIAVLSVISLGFAPSSHWEKMLVGDQWLECLLSIPIIAIVPFAAAIWAVRRAAPTNLGRAGAFAGLIAGGVSAMAYALHCTDDSLPFVAVWYGGTIVLCTLAGAALGPRLLRW